From a region of the Pseudanabaena sp. ABRG5-3 genome:
- a CDS encoding ATP-binding cassette domain-containing protein, with protein sequence MAAVTVEGLSKIYNIAVKDTGLVGTLKHFWHRQYRQIAAVKDISFAIASGEMVGFLGPNGAGKTTTLKMLTGLIHPSSGHVQVAGHIPFRRDTGFLQKITLVMGQKQQLIWDLPALDSLRMNAAVYDIPDNVFKHRVGELTEMLSLEGKLSQPMRKLSLGERMKAELLAALLHQPQVLFLDEPTLGLDVNAQASVREFLREYNQRYQATILLTSHYMADITALCKRVLLIHQGGLIYDGSLDGLHDNFAPYREVRVELAQPIGDRDDLQKYGQILNIDGQAVCFLVPRENLTKAVSQILAELEILDLSVNEPAIEEVIGSVFRAGTVN encoded by the coding sequence ATGGCGGCGGTTACAGTTGAAGGTTTGAGCAAAATTTACAATATAGCGGTCAAAGATACAGGGCTAGTTGGCACACTCAAGCATTTTTGGCATCGTCAATATCGGCAAATTGCGGCTGTTAAAGATATTTCCTTTGCGATCGCCTCTGGTGAAATGGTGGGATTTTTAGGGCCAAATGGCGCAGGCAAAACCACGACGCTAAAAATGCTGACGGGCTTAATTCATCCGTCATCGGGTCATGTGCAAGTTGCGGGGCATATCCCCTTTCGTCGTGATACAGGCTTTCTCCAAAAAATCACCTTGGTGATGGGGCAGAAACAGCAATTAATTTGGGACTTGCCAGCCCTAGACTCATTACGCATGAATGCGGCGGTGTATGACATTCCTGACAATGTCTTTAAGCATCGTGTTGGTGAGTTGACCGAGATGCTATCTCTCGAAGGAAAACTGTCGCAACCAATGCGGAAACTCTCCCTCGGTGAGCGGATGAAGGCAGAGTTGCTAGCGGCGCTATTGCATCAACCTCAGGTTTTATTTTTGGATGAGCCGACCTTGGGGCTAGATGTCAATGCTCAGGCAAGTGTACGCGAATTTTTACGGGAATATAATCAGCGCTATCAAGCCACAATTTTGTTAACTAGTCACTATATGGCAGACATTACGGCTTTGTGTAAGCGAGTTCTGCTGATTCATCAAGGCGGACTGATCTATGATGGCAGTCTGGATGGCTTGCATGATAACTTTGCGCCCTATCGGGAAGTGCGGGTGGAGTTAGCTCAACCAATAGGCGATCGCGATGATTTGCAGAAATATGGTCAAATCCTGAATATCGATGGTCAAGCGGTTTGCTTTTTAGTGCCGCGAGAAAATTTGACAAAGGCGGTTTCTCAGATTCTTGCTGAGTTAGAAATCTTGGATTTATCGGTAAATGAACCTGCGATCGAGGAAGTCATTGGCAGCGTTTTTCGTGCTGGCACGGTCAATTAG
- a CDS encoding tetratricopeptide repeat protein yields the protein MSDSISKPLTTYERYLIFVERIILNINNGKLLSKEHVYRILSDSLESGTGEIFERSLAEHSNLLQANFDAQTDTVKQAKATQSLRAMKILKDAWEQWQTNYQVQDTCARGLQKILEAEVQERLLTLIQVLDPNHTPVFERQHMQILTELLQKTAETLADDSEAFQLRQFAIGLTRGLASFDLLEGFLVSWLYESQRQVGFERTKVAGPWQIWSQQITSPLPKELFAGQALNQSAAAIAQSQRSIDISAWVELSILLRYLQNGLVRWFDQQPYDAKAGLHMTGITFVAFAMIWGELSSGFQNAQNLSERDRQYFAKICFRLSLQTLRTFAQRENFPLYGGVFASFSGESFRETINYLDQPLKEAENTQEKARILTVLGYSQAWMGQHNQAITLHQEALTLAREVGDQRCEIANLNHLSRISLMQKDFSNSESQAQRAVILARQNGDRQGEANALANLGYSEVMLARQQEYVTPEEMETPINHLERGQKLSEKLNDLQNQALCWVGLGTAYVAIEQPQQAQIHLEQGLTITQQIGDRDLQALSYAYLGEAFYQLNQLESATYHACLGMYLLEQRHSKVWQQSAALVVILQGKLGADSFSNILQQMRSQFISLIGIDGFDHLPNLIERYRQGDIKPS from the coding sequence ATGTCAGATTCTATAAGCAAACCCCTCACCACCTACGAGCGCTACCTTATTTTTGTAGAGAGGATAATTCTCAACATTAATAATGGCAAATTGCTATCTAAGGAGCATGTCTATCGCATCCTCAGTGATAGTCTCGAATCTGGTACGGGGGAAATTTTTGAGCGATCGCTTGCTGAACATAGCAATCTGTTGCAAGCAAATTTTGATGCTCAGACTGATACGGTCAAGCAAGCTAAGGCAACCCAAAGCCTGCGTGCCATGAAAATCCTCAAAGATGCGTGGGAGCAGTGGCAAACCAACTATCAAGTTCAGGATACCTGCGCTAGAGGTTTACAGAAGATATTGGAAGCTGAGGTACAAGAGCGCTTATTGACTTTAATCCAAGTCCTCGACCCTAATCACACACCTGTCTTTGAGCGTCAGCATATGCAAATCCTTACGGAATTGTTGCAAAAAACTGCGGAGACATTAGCCGATGATTCGGAAGCTTTTCAATTGCGTCAATTTGCGATCGGGCTAACTCGAGGCTTAGCATCCTTTGATCTATTGGAAGGATTTCTCGTCAGTTGGCTCTATGAGTCACAGCGACAGGTGGGCTTTGAACGGACAAAGGTAGCAGGTCCTTGGCAGATATGGTCGCAACAGATTACTAGTCCTTTACCCAAGGAGCTATTTGCTGGACAGGCTCTCAATCAATCGGCAGCCGCGATCGCGCAATCGCAACGGAGCATCGATATTAGTGCTTGGGTGGAACTATCAATTCTCTTGCGATATTTACAGAATGGTCTAGTGCGCTGGTTTGATCAGCAACCCTATGATGCAAAAGCGGGATTACACATGACGGGCATTACCTTTGTTGCCTTTGCGATGATTTGGGGTGAACTCAGCAGTGGCTTCCAAAATGCCCAGAATTTATCAGAACGCGATCGCCAATATTTTGCCAAAATCTGCTTCCGTCTGAGTCTCCAAACTTTGCGAACCTTTGCCCAGCGCGAAAACTTTCCCCTCTATGGTGGTGTATTTGCGTCATTCTCAGGGGAAAGCTTCCGCGAAACGATTAACTATCTCGATCAACCTCTTAAGGAAGCAGAAAATACTCAAGAGAAAGCTAGAATTCTCACGGTGTTAGGTTATTCCCAAGCTTGGATGGGACAGCACAATCAAGCGATCACACTGCATCAAGAAGCGTTAACCCTTGCCCGTGAAGTTGGCGATCAACGTTGCGAAATTGCTAATCTCAATCATTTGAGTCGGATTAGCCTCATGCAAAAGGATTTCAGCAATAGTGAATCTCAAGCTCAGAGAGCGGTGATTTTAGCGCGGCAAAATGGCGATCGCCAAGGAGAGGCTAACGCTTTGGCAAATTTGGGCTATAGCGAGGTGATGCTGGCACGGCAACAGGAATATGTGACTCCTGAAGAGATGGAAACACCGATCAATCATTTGGAACGCGGACAAAAGCTATCTGAGAAATTGAATGATTTGCAAAATCAAGCGCTTTGTTGGGTAGGTCTGGGAACTGCCTATGTGGCGATCGAGCAACCGCAGCAAGCGCAAATCCATTTAGAGCAAGGTTTAACCATTACTCAACAAATCGGCGATCGCGATTTACAAGCTCTCAGTTACGCCTATCTCGGTGAGGCTTTCTATCAACTTAATCAACTGGAATCTGCCACTTATCACGCCTGTTTAGGAATGTATCTACTAGAGCAAAGGCATAGCAAAGTATGGCAACAGTCCGCAGCTTTGGTGGTGATTTTGCAAGGGAAATTAGGCGCTGATTCATTCTCTAATATTCTGCAACAAATGCGATCGCAGTTTATTTCTCTCATTGGTATCGATGGCTTTGATCATTTACCAAATTTAATTGAACGTTATCGTCAAGGAGATATAAAACCATCTTGA
- a CDS encoding DNA-binding protein, whose protein sequence is MPTYKSYHSYLIESLKDPLEAAAYLDAVLEDGDFEHILLALKNVAEAQQDITNNSKNNNLNLDINPQLLPKQQPSELVTIAKLLNQLGLKLSVTVQEKQPA, encoded by the coding sequence ATGCCAACCTATAAAAGCTATCATTCCTATCTAATTGAATCCTTAAAAGATCCCTTAGAAGCTGCTGCTTACTTAGATGCAGTCTTAGAAGATGGAGACTTCGAGCATATTTTATTAGCTTTGAAAAATGTTGCAGAAGCTCAACAAGATATTACTAACAATTCAAAAAACAATAATCTGAATTTAGATATCAACCCTCAGCTACTTCCAAAACAACAGCCCAGTGAGTTAGTGACAATTGCTAAATTACTAAACCAATTAGGGCTAAAACTCTCGGTAACCGTTCAGGAAAAGCAACCTGCTTAA
- a CDS encoding type II toxin-antitoxin system RelE/ParE family toxin encodes MEARPQEVIFYTTEDDERPFELWLESLRDRQARARIKARLDRVENGNFGDCKPVGSGVMELRIDYGQGYRIYFAQAGETIVLLLCGGDKSTQNQDIIRAKHYWVDFQRRENANL; translated from the coding sequence ATGGAAGCACGTCCCCAAGAAGTGATCTTTTACACAACCGAAGACGACGAGCGTCCCTTTGAACTTTGGTTAGAGTCACTACGCGATCGTCAAGCAAGAGCTAGAATTAAAGCACGGCTTGATCGAGTTGAAAATGGAAACTTTGGAGACTGCAAACCCGTTGGCTCAGGAGTCATGGAACTCAGAATTGACTATGGACAAGGTTATCGCATATATTTTGCTCAAGCAGGAGAAACCATAGTTCTTTTGCTATGTGGCGGTGACAAAAGCACCCAAAATCAAGATATCATCAGAGCAAAGCATTACTGGGTAGACTTTCAGAGGAGAGAAAATGCCAACCTATAA
- a CDS encoding NACHT domain-containing protein, which produces MSLSLSLAFKIFAPAIAKTLLESFHIETKLLNAVLEEVIDNTSEGVLSSVEAKKALSKNIDQIAKRLANDIKPLFEREAKSLQGETKNAIVISVAETLIKARLSADTLAEMNFDEEQLKEYLLAVYPEVLIGFSDSEKSLYRQVVDLASKRLIASSAQMEGFALSAATITLQRLDEVLRQLAIARELANQAADQFAKNYRRKVQEKLDKLEVFGLKDIDSLSKKQSLSMAYINLSANCPHDRDEDRKSALMLRGDDCLEHELGKYEFGNQSRKVDEAIYNCRRLVIRGSAGAGKSTLLQWIAVRAATGTFTDKLQDWNCKIPFFIRLRDVADQSFPAPEEFTKFIAKNFTDQMPEGWVHQYLNRGQALVLIDGVDELPKKQRQDFFESLKDLVSDFHEATFIVTSRPSGLKDQQGEEWQEWEEWVRESNFATWTLEPMSIANIEEFVKRWHSALPLSDDEDLAQLATNLNNQLRQRPELRRLAATPLLCAMICALHHDRKENLPSERIELYDKCIDMLLDQRDKGRKIKLELDETYPSGLSKSQKLALIQGLALKFMRGNLSVLEADRVDKYFQDELGKTSLPKVITGKQIRDLFVDRTGLLREPSVKQIDFAHRTFQEYLAATAALANDGLEELLDHAMDDQWRESIIVAAGLASFNQRTTLLNTLIDSVNKRNFLDFFLKRDHLEAAQKQYLHLLAVACLETATTVDPAVRERVLNCAKALLPPKDDDEVPMFAAVGNEIIPLLKYEPHYSVEEACRCINVLVQLGNSAAMLMLVDYAKARFQNKSDNYQIVKAIGKGWDVFEQKSYISQVLTQLNSLDLKSTQVIDLAPLSGLTQLDSLDLRVTQVMDLSPLSFLTQLKNLYLRSTQVTNLSPLSVLTQLNILYLGNTQVTDLSPLTALIELKGLDLSDTQVTDISPLSFLTQLNILYLRT; this is translated from the coding sequence ATGTCTTTATCTTTGTCTTTAGCTTTCAAGATTTTTGCTCCTGCGATCGCTAAAACTCTCTTGGAGTCGTTTCATATTGAAACTAAACTGCTGAATGCGGTATTGGAAGAGGTGATAGACAATACGAGTGAAGGAGTTTTGAGTTCTGTAGAAGCGAAGAAAGCTTTATCGAAAAATATCGATCAAATTGCGAAACGGCTTGCCAATGATATCAAGCCTTTATTTGAGCGAGAGGCTAAGAGTTTACAGGGAGAGACTAAGAACGCCATTGTGATTTCGGTGGCAGAGACTTTGATTAAGGCGAGATTGTCTGCGGATACTTTGGCGGAGATGAATTTTGATGAGGAGCAGCTTAAGGAATATCTATTGGCGGTTTATCCAGAGGTATTAATTGGATTTTCTGATAGTGAAAAGTCTTTGTATCGGCAGGTAGTTGATTTAGCCAGTAAGAGATTAATTGCTTCGTCGGCACAGATGGAAGGTTTTGCTTTGAGTGCGGCTACAATTACGTTACAGCGACTTGATGAAGTGTTGAGGCAGTTGGCGATCGCTCGCGAGTTGGCGAATCAGGCGGCGGATCAGTTTGCAAAAAATTATCGGCGCAAGGTTCAAGAAAAGCTGGATAAGTTAGAAGTATTTGGATTGAAGGATATTGATAGTTTGTCGAAGAAGCAAAGTCTGAGCATGGCTTACATCAATCTATCGGCGAATTGTCCTCATGATAGGGATGAGGATCGAAAATCGGCTTTGATGTTGAGGGGAGATGATTGTCTTGAGCATGAGTTAGGTAAGTATGAGTTTGGCAATCAGTCGAGAAAGGTTGATGAGGCGATTTATAATTGTCGGCGGTTGGTGATTCGGGGGAGTGCGGGGGCTGGGAAAAGTACACTGTTGCAGTGGATTGCGGTACGGGCGGCAACTGGAACTTTTACGGATAAGTTACAAGATTGGAATTGCAAGATTCCTTTCTTTATTCGCTTGCGGGATGTGGCAGATCAGAGCTTTCCTGCACCAGAGGAGTTTACTAAATTTATTGCTAAGAACTTTACGGATCAGATGCCTGAAGGTTGGGTGCATCAATACCTCAATCGTGGACAGGCGTTAGTTTTGATTGATGGTGTAGATGAGTTGCCAAAGAAACAAAGACAAGATTTTTTTGAGTCTCTCAAGGATTTGGTCAGTGACTTTCATGAGGCGACTTTTATTGTGACTTCTCGTCCTTCAGGATTGAAGGATCAGCAAGGTGAAGAATGGCAAGAGTGGGAAGAGTGGGTTAGAGAAAGTAATTTTGCGACTTGGACGCTGGAGCCGATGAGCATCGCAAATATTGAGGAGTTTGTGAAGCGTTGGCATAGTGCTTTGCCACTTTCTGATGATGAAGATCTGGCACAATTGGCGACAAATTTAAACAATCAATTGCGTCAACGTCCCGAGTTACGGAGATTGGCAGCGACTCCTTTACTTTGTGCGATGATCTGCGCTTTGCATCACGATCGCAAAGAAAATTTGCCGAGTGAAAGGATCGAACTTTACGACAAATGTATTGATATGCTGCTAGATCAACGAGATAAGGGACGCAAAATCAAACTCGAACTTGATGAAACCTATCCAAGTGGATTGAGCAAATCGCAAAAGCTTGCATTAATTCAAGGATTGGCTTTGAAGTTCATGCGGGGCAATCTTTCAGTTTTAGAAGCAGATCGTGTTGATAAGTATTTTCAAGATGAGTTGGGTAAGACTAGTTTGCCCAAAGTGATTACAGGTAAGCAGATCCGCGATCTTTTTGTTGATCGCACTGGTCTATTACGGGAGCCATCGGTTAAGCAAATTGACTTTGCTCATCGCACTTTTCAGGAATATCTAGCTGCAACAGCGGCGCTAGCAAATGATGGTTTGGAGGAGTTACTAGATCATGCTATGGATGATCAATGGCGCGAGTCAATTATCGTGGCGGCAGGGTTAGCAAGTTTTAACCAGCGAACTACCTTGTTAAATACTCTTATTGATTCTGTTAATAAGCGAAATTTCTTAGATTTTTTTCTTAAACGCGATCATCTAGAAGCTGCTCAAAAGCAATATTTACATTTATTAGCTGTCGCCTGTCTAGAAACAGCTACAACTGTTGATCCAGCAGTACGCGAGAGGGTTTTGAACTGTGCAAAAGCGTTACTGCCTCCTAAAGATGATGACGAAGTACCAATGTTTGCGGCGGTGGGTAATGAGATCATCCCACTACTCAAATATGAACCTCACTATTCGGTTGAGGAAGCTTGTCGATGTATTAATGTGTTGGTGCAGCTTGGCAATAGCGCAGCAATGTTGATGCTGGTGGACTATGCCAAAGCGCGATTTCAAAATAAATCTGATAATTATCAGATAGTGAAAGCAATCGGCAAGGGATGGGATGTATTTGAACAAAAATCCTATATTTCTCAAGTTCTGACTCAGCTAAATAGTTTGGATTTGAAAAGCACGCAAGTAATAGATTTAGCTCCCTTAAGTGGTCTTACTCAGTTAGATAGTTTAGATTTGAGAGTCACGCAAGTAATGGATTTATCTCCATTGAGTTTTCTCACTCAGCTAAAAAATTTGTATTTGAGAAGCACACAAGTAACGAACTTATCTCCTTTAAGTGTTCTCACTCAGCTAAATATTTTGTATTTGGGTAATACGCAAGTGACGGACTTATCTCCTTTGACTGCTCTCATTGAGCTAAAAGGATTAGATTTGAGCGACACGCAAGTAACGGACATATCTCCCTTGAGTTTTCTCACTCAGCTAAATATTTTGTATTTAAGAACTTAG
- a CDS encoding IS4 family transposase: MKEINLFREKLHEHLQWNGARLAFVSMFLIALMRVKTVNLTEIATGFSGKAKVESHYKRLQRFFREFEVDYESIALMVVKVMKIPEPWVISIDRTDWKFGKMVFNVLTLGVVHHGIAFPLVWMMLDKKGNSNTRERCELCNRFLEIFGDGKIDFLTADREFVGEEWFDYLLCDPSTRFRIRIRKNTLLDDGQKQLRADVCFQDLQVGQSKVLSKPRLVWQHWLYIAAMRLDDGDLLIVATAHDHNRAIADYAKRWAIETLFGCFKSRGFCLEATHIQHPERLSKLIALLTLALCWAFSSGLWLAQINPLKPKKHGRLPKSIFRLGFDFLRHFIFDLHLNSQAFFNSIKFLSCT; the protein is encoded by the coding sequence GTGAAAGAGATTAACCTATTTCGCGAAAAGTTGCATGAGCATCTGCAATGGAATGGAGCAAGACTAGCATTTGTATCGATGTTCTTGATTGCACTAATGCGAGTAAAGACAGTAAACCTAACCGAAATCGCTACAGGATTTAGTGGTAAAGCCAAAGTCGAATCGCACTATAAGCGGTTACAGAGATTTTTTCGAGAGTTTGAAGTGGACTATGAAAGCATCGCTTTAATGGTCGTCAAAGTGATGAAAATACCCGAACCATGGGTAATTTCCATCGACCGCACCGATTGGAAATTCGGCAAGATGGTGTTTAATGTGCTGACCTTGGGAGTAGTGCATCACGGTATCGCCTTCCCGTTGGTATGGATGATGCTGGACAAAAAAGGTAACTCGAACACCCGTGAACGATGTGAATTGTGTAATCGATTTCTGGAAATATTTGGAGACGGCAAAATCGACTTTTTGACCGCAGACCGTGAATTTGTGGGGGAAGAATGGTTTGATTACTTGCTTTGTGACCCATCTACCCGTTTTCGTATCCGTATTCGCAAAAACACCTTGCTTGATGATGGGCAGAAACAACTACGGGCTGATGTTTGTTTCCAAGATCTCCAAGTTGGTCAATCAAAAGTATTGTCCAAGCCCAGACTAGTTTGGCAACATTGGCTTTATATTGCGGCTATGCGTCTTGATGATGGTGATTTGTTAATTGTTGCCACTGCTCATGACCATAATAGGGCTATTGCTGACTATGCTAAGCGTTGGGCGATTGAGACTTTATTTGGGTGTTTTAAATCTCGTGGCTTTTGTTTGGAGGCTACTCACATTCAACACCCTGAACGCCTTTCTAAACTTATTGCTTTACTAACTCTGGCTTTATGTTGGGCTTTTTCTTCTGGGCTTTGGCTTGCTCAAATCAATCCCCTCAAACCTAAAAAACATGGTCGCTTACCTAAAAGTATTTTTCGTCTTGGTTTTGATTTCCTGCGTCACTTCATCTTTGACTTACATCTCAATTCCCAAGCCTTCTTTAACTCCATTAAATTTTTGTCCTGTACTTAG
- a CDS encoding leucine-rich repeat domain-containing protein — translation MSFLTQLNSLYLSNTQVTDISPLNVLTQLNSLDLRNTQVTDISPLSFLTQLNILYLSNTQVTDISPLSFLTQLNILYLSNTQVTDLSPLSFLTQLNSLDLRNTQVTDLSMLKHLDKLTIITDSKDKLELWRSQGMKVETF, via the coding sequence TTGAGTTTTCTCACGCAGCTAAATAGTTTGTATTTGAGCAACACGCAAGTAACGGACATATCTCCCTTGAATGTTCTCACGCAGCTAAATAGTTTGGATTTGAGAAACACGCAAGTAACGGACATATCTCCCTTGAGTTTTCTCACGCAGCTAAATATTTTGTATTTGAGCAACACGCAAGTAACGGACATATCTCCCTTGAGTTTTCTCACGCAGCTAAATATTTTGTATTTGAGCAACACGCAAGTAACGGACTTATCTCCCTTGAGTTTTCTCACGCAGCTAAATAGTTTGGATTTGAGAAACACGCAAGTAACTGACTTATCAATGCTAAAACATCTGGATAAACTTACAATCATCACAGATAGCAAAGATAAATTAGAATTATGGCGTTCTCAAGGAATGAAAGTTGAAACTTTCTAG
- a CDS encoding glutamate-5-semialdehyde dehydrogenase has protein sequence MSGNVSTNLAENLAASIQRTRTAAIALAKLPTASKNAALEAIAIALEQNAETILAANQKDVIAANAAQLPSALIARLKLDTNKLKSMVAGVRDVIRLADPIGDRQIHRELDTGLVLERLSCPLGVIGVIFEARPDAVTQIAALGIKSGNGVILKGGSEAVNSCEAIAAVMREALEKLYIETQGVSPNVVQLLTTRAETLAILKMDKLIDLIIPRGSNQFVRYIQDNTNIPVLGHADGICHLYVDVAADVNKAVAIAVDSKTQYPAACNAIETLLVHSVIASQYLPLALEALQERGVKLLGCDRTQQIIDVQPATESDWSTEYSDLILSIKIVDSLEAAIAHITTYGSKHTEAIVTEDQASADIFTSDVDAAGVYHNCSTRFADGFRYGFGAEVGISTNKMPPRGPVGLEGLVTYKYRLVGNGHIVSDYAGANAKVFTHRDL, from the coding sequence GTGTCTGGGAACGTATCTACAAATTTGGCAGAAAACCTAGCTGCATCGATCCAACGTACTCGCACCGCCGCGATCGCCCTAGCAAAATTGCCAACTGCCTCCAAAAATGCTGCCCTAGAAGCGATCGCGATCGCCCTAGAGCAAAATGCGGAAACAATTTTGGCAGCCAATCAAAAGGATGTCATTGCCGCAAATGCTGCCCAGTTACCTAGCGCCTTGATCGCTCGTCTCAAGCTTGATACCAATAAGCTCAAAAGTATGGTTGCGGGTGTACGCGATGTCATTCGCCTTGCTGATCCCATTGGCGATCGCCAGATTCATCGCGAGTTAGATACTGGATTAGTTTTGGAACGTCTATCATGCCCCTTGGGTGTAATTGGGGTCATTTTTGAAGCACGTCCCGATGCCGTGACCCAAATTGCGGCTCTGGGGATTAAATCTGGCAATGGAGTCATTCTCAAAGGTGGCAGTGAAGCTGTAAATTCCTGTGAAGCGATCGCGGCGGTGATGCGTGAGGCACTAGAGAAACTCTACATAGAAACTCAAGGAGTATCGCCTAATGTAGTGCAGCTATTAACCACCCGTGCGGAAACTCTGGCGATTCTGAAAATGGATAAATTAATCGATCTGATTATTCCTAGGGGTTCTAATCAGTTTGTACGTTATATCCAAGACAATACAAATATTCCCGTTCTCGGTCATGCTGATGGGATTTGTCATTTGTATGTTGATGTGGCAGCAGATGTGAACAAGGCTGTAGCGATCGCTGTAGATAGCAAAACTCAATATCCTGCGGCTTGTAATGCGATCGAGACTTTATTGGTACATAGCGTGATCGCTTCTCAATATTTGCCTTTGGCTCTAGAGGCTTTACAAGAACGCGGTGTGAAATTACTCGGATGCGATCGCACTCAGCAAATTATTGATGTGCAACCTGCCACGGAGTCCGACTGGTCAACGGAATATTCGGATTTGATTCTCTCGATTAAAATTGTCGATTCTTTAGAAGCAGCGATCGCTCACATTACTACCTACGGCTCTAAACATACTGAGGCGATCGTTACTGAAGATCAAGCAAGTGCCGATATCTTTACCAGTGATGTTGATGCGGCGGGTGTGTATCACAACTGCTCTACCCGATTTGCCGATGGGTTCCGTTATGGCTTCGGTGCAGAGGTGGGCATTAGCACCAATAAGATGCCTCCAAGGGGACCTGTGGGATTGGAAGGTTTGGTCACTTACAAATATCGCCTTGTGGGGAATGGGCATATCGTCTCTGACTATGCAGGGGCAAATGCCAAAGTATTCACGCATAGGGATTTATAA
- a CDS encoding transposase family protein — translation MANPADSVIMAIMSGHQSIQGWGRFAERHRRDLIQRLALKQKTVPSYSTMRRVMMDIDYEQLNSTYRLFCKTL, via the coding sequence ATGGCAAATCCTGCTGATAGTGTAATCATGGCAATCATGAGTGGGCATCAGAGTATTCAAGGCTGGGGAAGATTTGCGGAGAGACATCGACGTGACCTAATCCAAAGACTGGCTCTCAAACAAAAAACAGTACCATCCTACTCAACGATGAGAAGAGTAATGATGGACATAGACTATGAGCAGCTCAATAGTACATATCGATTATTTTGCAAAACGCTATAA